The Planococcus liqunii genome includes a region encoding these proteins:
- a CDS encoding 5-bromo-4-chloroindolyl phosphate hydrolysis family protein, whose translation MKPFEKFIQRQTVSLPLMTVMFPVLYMGAEIGLIASGAVAAGTYLASTSTMKHVQYSSDSKKLGMTRSEYKNVRNQVKEAKLKIKQLQKSSYQVRSISSFKQLMNMAKVANKIVAHVQQNPRKFYLAESFFYSHLESAVELTQKYALLVGQPVKDRELKVALQDTRETLHSMSDVLERDLKKVLSTDVEQLRMELDYARLTVDQHNNQKLLEQYPTDSEGDVEHDRKSLESK comes from the coding sequence ATGAAGCCTTTTGAAAAATTCATCCAACGGCAGACCGTCAGCCTGCCTCTTATGACCGTCATGTTTCCCGTATTGTATATGGGTGCAGAAATCGGGCTGATCGCTTCAGGAGCCGTGGCCGCCGGAACATATCTTGCCAGCACCTCTACTATGAAACATGTACAATATTCGTCCGATTCGAAAAAACTCGGCATGACCCGGAGTGAATATAAAAATGTACGCAATCAAGTAAAAGAAGCCAAATTGAAAATCAAACAATTGCAGAAGAGTTCTTACCAGGTACGTTCAATCTCTTCGTTTAAGCAGTTAATGAATATGGCGAAAGTCGCCAACAAGATTGTTGCCCATGTGCAGCAAAATCCCCGCAAGTTTTATTTGGCGGAATCGTTCTTTTATTCGCATCTCGAATCTGCAGTGGAATTAACCCAGAAATACGCTTTGCTTGTCGGCCAGCCGGTAAAAGACCGTGAATTGAAAGTGGCTCTTCAAGACACACGCGAAACGCTGCATTCGATGAGCGATGTGCTGGAACGCGATTTGAAAAAAGTGCTGTCTACCGATGTCGAACAGCTTCGGATGGAGCTCGACTATGCCCGTCTGACCGTCGACCAGCACAACAACCAGAAATTGCTCGAACAATACCCTACTGACAGTGAAGGAGACGTGGAACATGACAGAAAATCGCTCGAATCAAAGTGA
- a CDS encoding YkvA family protein encodes MANANDYLKKPLPSEAEQQDFYKKLRSKIEGWLDKRSGFVSKIGKYVLFAPDLFHLLTRLMLDSRIDAKSKGAVGAGILYFFAPMDFLPEILVGPGGFLDDVVVAVFIINTLLNKFPIEVIEEHWAGDVELLSVVRGVTHSGNKYVSKLPAGRLVKRFMN; translated from the coding sequence ATGGCCAATGCCAATGATTATTTGAAAAAACCGCTTCCGAGCGAAGCAGAACAGCAGGATTTTTATAAAAAATTGCGCAGCAAAATAGAGGGTTGGCTCGATAAACGTTCCGGATTCGTCAGCAAAATCGGGAAATACGTTTTGTTTGCCCCGGATCTGTTTCACTTGCTGACTCGATTGATGCTTGATTCACGCATTGATGCGAAAAGCAAAGGGGCCGTAGGAGCAGGGATTCTGTATTTCTTTGCACCGATGGACTTTCTGCCGGAAATCCTGGTAGGGCCAGGAGGCTTCCTGGATGATGTGGTTGTAGCCGTATTCATCATCAATACGTTATTGAACAAGTTCCCAATCGAAGTGATTGAAGAACACTGGGCAGGGGATGTTGAACTGTTGTCCGTAGTGCGCGGCGTCACGCATTCGGGCAATAAATACGTTTCCAAACTGCCGGCAGGCCGCCTGGTAAAACGTTTCATGAATTAA
- a CDS encoding toxic anion resistance protein translates to MTENRSNQSELDDLLGNPFGMEPVAQEVNLAKPGGQPVALMERLTKDEQEKARELAKQIPAGNYEAILTYGANAQNQLSQFSHKMLDHVQSKDIGPVGDVLNDLMKKLQELNPEELSQSKKSGLRKLFAKAKYSVQEMMTKYQKLSTQVDRISIQLDHSKRGLLEDVQMLEQLYDQNKTYFQALNVYIAAAELKRDEILNETIPTLRRRAEQSNDQMAYQEVNDMAQFLDRLEKRLYDLQLSRQITIQSAPQIRMIQQTNQTLAEKIQSSIMTSIPLWKNQIAIALTLNRQMKAVEAQKQVTATTNELLLKNSEMLKVNSVETAKENERGIVEIETLKQTQENLLTTIEETLRIQAEGRKNRKAAEIEIGKMEEDLKQRLLSIQDDREGRA, encoded by the coding sequence ATGACAGAAAATCGCTCGAATCAAAGTGAACTTGATGATTTGCTGGGCAACCCCTTCGGCATGGAGCCGGTTGCGCAGGAAGTAAATCTGGCTAAGCCGGGCGGACAGCCTGTAGCGTTAATGGAACGGTTGACTAAAGACGAACAGGAAAAGGCGCGCGAACTGGCCAAACAAATTCCTGCCGGCAATTATGAAGCTATTTTAACATACGGAGCGAATGCGCAAAACCAATTAAGCCAGTTTTCCCATAAAATGCTGGATCACGTCCAGTCGAAAGACATCGGCCCTGTTGGAGATGTTTTGAATGATTTGATGAAAAAATTGCAGGAATTGAATCCAGAAGAACTGTCCCAAAGCAAAAAGTCGGGGTTGCGCAAATTGTTTGCGAAAGCGAAGTACTCCGTTCAGGAAATGATGACAAAATATCAGAAGCTTTCCACTCAAGTGGACCGCATCAGCATCCAGCTGGACCACTCAAAACGCGGCCTATTGGAAGACGTGCAAATGCTGGAACAGCTTTACGACCAGAACAAAACTTACTTCCAGGCGCTGAACGTCTATATTGCCGCTGCCGAATTAAAACGCGATGAAATTTTGAATGAAACGATTCCAACTCTACGCCGCCGCGCCGAGCAATCGAACGACCAAATGGCCTACCAGGAAGTCAACGATATGGCGCAGTTTTTGGACCGCCTGGAAAAACGGCTTTACGATTTGCAGCTGTCTCGCCAGATCACAATTCAAAGCGCACCGCAAATCCGGATGATCCAGCAGACCAACCAGACCTTGGCGGAAAAAATTCAATCGTCCATCATGACATCGATTCCGTTATGGAAAAACCAGATTGCCATCGCTTTGACGTTGAACCGCCAAATGAAAGCAGTCGAAGCCCAGAAACAAGTCACCGCTACGACAAATGAATTGCTTCTGAAAAACTCCGAAATGCTGAAAGTGAATTCCGTTGAAACGGCCAAAGAAAATGAGCGCGGCATAGTGGAAATTGAAACCTTGAAACAAACGCAGGAAAACTTGCTGACCACGATTGAAGAAACGCTTCGCATCCAAGCTGAAGGACGCAAAAACCGCAAAGCGGCAGAAATTGAAATCGGCAAAATGGAAGAAGATTTGAAACAACGCCTGCTGTCGATCCAAGACGACCGCGAAGGGCGTGCATGA
- a CDS encoding M4 family metallopeptidase, with translation MNRSRLCCLAVAAFLILASPVQAATGTAITEQVYASSDSTAPAFIAGSLTRSSSESAKEIIYAYLDEKEELYGLVEDEATQFQIVSESVDELGLANVKLQQLFNGIPVFGSIISAHVDANGVLKSVSGELVPDLAAIPALKEKAALAPAQASAGALQNLQQLYGRKMEMAPLEKPELIIYLDKKVPVLAYHIRYEFLSPVPGNYHYFIDAKTGAVLEYYNQIHGAAPDGIDSITNGTGVLGDRKQVNTVRNSAGSYLIDRTRGKGIFTYDAANGTELPGTLWLDVDHQLDGLLDGAAVDAHHYAGLTFDYFKTVHDRNSYDGQGAAIVSTVHYGKAYNNAFWSGSQMVYGDGDGEKFLPLSGSLDVIAHELTHAVTESTAGLIYWNDAGAINESMSDIFGVLIEHAYSETPDWQIGEDVYTPKVEGDALRSLADPTLKGLPDHYTKRYLGLEDFGGVHINSSISNKAAYLLANGGTHYNVKVEGIGIEKTGKIFYRTLTQYLTPTTKFRQLQAASVQAATDLYGADSQEVTSVKAAFAAVGLK, from the coding sequence GTGAACAGGAGCCGTTTATGTTGCTTGGCAGTGGCCGCCTTTCTGATTTTGGCTTCACCGGTTCAAGCTGCAACCGGTACAGCAATTACGGAGCAAGTCTATGCCAGTTCAGACAGCACAGCTCCAGCATTTATTGCCGGGAGTTTAACTAGGAGTTCTTCTGAAAGTGCGAAAGAAATCATCTATGCCTATCTGGATGAAAAAGAGGAGCTGTACGGGCTGGTTGAAGATGAAGCCACCCAGTTTCAAATCGTCAGCGAATCAGTGGATGAACTGGGATTGGCCAATGTGAAGCTGCAGCAGCTGTTCAATGGCATTCCGGTATTCGGTTCGATCATTTCCGCTCATGTAGATGCAAACGGTGTGCTGAAGTCGGTATCAGGTGAACTGGTGCCGGATTTAGCAGCAATTCCTGCTTTAAAGGAAAAGGCAGCTTTGGCGCCAGCGCAAGCATCTGCCGGCGCGCTCCAAAACTTGCAGCAGTTGTACGGGCGGAAAATGGAGATGGCTCCTTTGGAAAAACCGGAGCTGATCATTTATTTAGATAAGAAAGTTCCTGTGCTTGCTTACCATATCCGCTATGAGTTTTTGTCACCGGTACCCGGGAATTACCATTATTTTATTGACGCCAAAACGGGTGCGGTTCTGGAATACTACAATCAAATCCACGGAGCTGCACCGGACGGCATCGATTCGATAACCAATGGAACGGGTGTGTTGGGCGACCGGAAACAAGTAAATACTGTACGGAACAGCGCAGGATCTTATTTAATCGACCGGACTCGTGGCAAGGGAATTTTCACTTATGATGCAGCAAATGGAACCGAACTTCCCGGAACGCTGTGGCTGGATGTGGACCATCAATTGGACGGCCTTTTGGACGGGGCCGCAGTGGATGCCCATCATTATGCCGGACTGACTTTCGATTATTTTAAAACGGTGCATGACCGCAATAGCTACGATGGCCAAGGAGCAGCGATTGTGTCGACGGTCCATTACGGCAAAGCTTACAACAATGCATTTTGGAGCGGCAGCCAGATGGTTTACGGAGATGGAGACGGTGAGAAATTTCTGCCATTATCGGGATCTCTCGATGTGATTGCGCATGAATTGACGCATGCCGTAACAGAATCGACAGCTGGACTCATTTACTGGAACGATGCCGGAGCGATCAACGAATCGATGTCGGATATTTTCGGTGTGCTGATTGAGCATGCCTACAGCGAAACCCCGGACTGGCAAATCGGTGAGGATGTGTATACACCGAAAGTTGAAGGCGACGCGCTTCGCTCTCTGGCCGATCCGACGTTGAAAGGCTTGCCGGACCACTATACAAAACGCTACTTGGGCTTGGAAGACTTCGGCGGCGTCCACATCAATTCGTCGATCAGCAATAAAGCCGCCTACTTGCTTGCGAATGGTGGAACCCATTACAACGTTAAAGTGGAAGGAATCGGCATCGAAAAAACCGGAAAGATCTTTTACCGGACCTTGACCCAGTATTTGACGCCGACCACAAAATTCAGGCAGCTGCAGGCAGCAAGCGTTCAGGCGGCCACCGATCTGTACGGAGCAGACAGCCAGGAAGTGACAAGCGTCAAAGCCGCTTTTGCTGCGGTGGGATTAAAATGA
- a CDS encoding DUF1033 family protein: protein MHEIFYTKGFEEPWWMLEGWEKDIYEQKSFDEFQKALAYFEERKKGMDQKFSSSKSKGQGAIAYWNEGDLAFCEDCEENLQIYHGLLWTYNKKPINSF from the coding sequence ATGCATGAAATTTTTTACACGAAAGGCTTCGAAGAACCGTGGTGGATGTTGGAAGGCTGGGAAAAAGACATCTATGAACAGAAGAGCTTTGACGAGTTTCAGAAAGCTCTCGCCTATTTCGAAGAAAGAAAAAAAGGCATGGACCAAAAATTCTCCAGCAGCAAATCCAAAGGACAGGGAGCTATTGCATATTGGAATGAAGGCGATTTGGCTTTTTGCGAAGATTGCGAAGAAAATCTGCAAATTTATCATGGATTGTTATGGACGTACAACAAAAAGCCTATAAATAGTTTTTAG
- a CDS encoding MFS transporter: MTAPSNKSVLGLMVLAIFFVSLNLRPAISSIGPLLETIRTDLALSNSQISLLTSVPVFCMGLFAPLAVGFNRKFGMKRSVSILIIVIGTLTLVRGLVPSYPALLASAFFIGLAIAIISPLLSAMIKRNFPTRPASLIGVYSFGMGLGATLSSGLTGVFYTILDWPLALASWGLLAVAALILWQRVEEPQSDALEVRGEPARSPWKNKRAWLMLLFFAFQSALFFSLITWLAPIASDKGMNILTAGAVLTVMSLVQLVGNLSIPALLGKFPSRLLWTFVSLGSGAAGILLLMIEGTAFIWLAAVLLGITLGGLFPIALLMPLDENTRADDVNSWTAMIQSGGYIISSIMPFGIGFLYDRYGTHDITLNLMLGYILVLAVCALLLNKKVRETK; this comes from the coding sequence GTGACTGCTCCATCCAATAAATCGGTGCTTGGCCTGATGGTCTTGGCCATCTTTTTCGTCTCGCTGAACTTGCGGCCGGCCATTTCTTCCATCGGCCCGCTGCTTGAAACCATCCGCACCGATTTGGCCCTGTCCAATAGCCAGATCAGCCTGCTCACATCTGTTCCGGTGTTTTGCATGGGGCTGTTTGCACCGCTCGCGGTAGGATTTAACCGGAAATTCGGCATGAAGCGCTCGGTTTCCATCTTGATTATTGTCATCGGCACATTGACGCTGGTCCGCGGGCTTGTGCCGTCTTATCCTGCACTGCTTGCCAGCGCCTTTTTCATCGGCCTGGCGATTGCCATCATCAGCCCGTTATTGTCCGCGATGATCAAGCGCAACTTCCCGACACGGCCCGCGTCTTTGATCGGCGTGTATTCGTTCGGCATGGGGCTTGGTGCGACACTCAGTTCCGGACTGACGGGGGTATTTTACACGATTCTCGACTGGCCGCTGGCACTTGCCAGCTGGGGGTTGCTTGCCGTTGCCGCTTTGATTCTCTGGCAGCGCGTTGAAGAGCCGCAAAGTGATGCGCTGGAAGTGAGGGGAGAGCCGGCCCGTTCCCCTTGGAAAAACAAGCGCGCTTGGCTGATGCTGCTGTTTTTCGCTTTCCAGTCTGCTTTGTTTTTCTCCTTGATTACGTGGCTGGCGCCGATTGCAAGCGATAAAGGCATGAACATTTTGACAGCCGGTGCTGTCTTGACGGTCATGTCTCTGGTCCAGCTGGTTGGCAACTTGTCCATCCCGGCGCTTTTGGGCAAATTCCCAAGCCGCCTTCTTTGGACGTTTGTGTCGCTTGGCTCCGGTGCTGCCGGCATTCTGTTGTTGATGATTGAAGGGACCGCCTTTATCTGGCTTGCGGCTGTGCTGCTTGGCATTACGCTTGGCGGCTTGTTCCCGATTGCGCTGTTGATGCCGCTCGATGAAAACACACGGGCCGATGACGTCAACAGCTGGACGGCAATGATCCAGTCAGGGGGCTATATCATTTCCAGCATCATGCCTTTTGGCATCGGATTCTTGTATGACCGCTACGGCACGCATGACATCACCTTAAATCTGATGTTGGGCTATATCCTGGTGCTGGCAGTATGTGCATTATTGTTGAATAAAAAGGTGAGGGAAACTAAATGA
- a CDS encoding ABC-F family ATP-binding cassette domain-containing protein, giving the protein MIAVNDVSLRFGDRKLFEDVNIQFNPGNCYGLIGANGAGKSTFIKILSGDLEAQSGNVTMGSGERLAVLKQDHFEYEEYPVLETVIMGHKKLYEIMAEKNAIYMKEDFSDEDGMRAAELEGEFAELNGWEAESEAAILLQGLGISEDLHDKKMAELSGSDKVKVLLAQALFGKPDVLLLDEPTNHLDLNAIKWLEEFLINFENTVIVVSHDRHFLNKVCTHIADLDFGKIQLYVGNYDFWYESSQLATRLAGDQNAKKEEKIKELQAFIARFSANASKSKQATSRKKMLDKIELDDIRPSSRKYPFVNFTIGREIGNDVLTVRDLSQTVDGNQLLNNISFNMNKDDKIVLIGDPLAKSALLRILAEEDEPAEGLVRWGVTTSRAYLPIDNSAYFEGSEQSLVDWLRQYSPEDESETFLRGFLGRMLFSGEEVKKKPSVLSGGEKVRCMLSKMMLSHANVLLLDEPTNHLDLESIQALNNGMIAFKGAMVFTSHDHQFIQTVANRVIEIREDGSILDKQLTYDEFLEWKETQGITN; this is encoded by the coding sequence ATGATAGCAGTAAATGATGTAAGCCTTCGCTTTGGCGACCGCAAACTTTTTGAAGATGTAAATATCCAGTTCAACCCGGGCAATTGCTACGGATTGATCGGCGCCAATGGGGCAGGGAAATCGACATTCATCAAGATTTTGTCCGGCGACCTGGAAGCGCAATCGGGCAACGTAACAATGGGTTCCGGCGAACGTTTGGCCGTCCTGAAACAGGATCACTTCGAATACGAAGAATATCCGGTTCTTGAAACGGTTATTATGGGGCACAAAAAACTTTATGAAATCATGGCTGAGAAAAATGCCATCTATATGAAAGAAGACTTCTCCGATGAAGACGGCATGCGCGCCGCTGAACTCGAAGGTGAATTCGCTGAACTGAACGGTTGGGAAGCTGAATCCGAGGCGGCTATTTTGCTTCAGGGCCTTGGCATTTCCGAAGACCTTCACGACAAAAAAATGGCTGAATTATCCGGTTCAGACAAAGTGAAAGTTTTGCTTGCGCAAGCGTTGTTCGGGAAACCGGACGTCCTTCTTCTGGATGAGCCGACGAACCACTTGGACTTGAACGCCATCAAATGGCTGGAAGAATTCCTGATCAACTTTGAAAACACTGTTATTGTCGTATCGCATGACCGTCACTTCTTGAACAAAGTATGTACGCATATTGCCGACCTTGACTTCGGGAAAATCCAGTTGTATGTAGGGAACTACGACTTCTGGTACGAATCAAGCCAGTTGGCTACCCGATTGGCTGGCGACCAGAACGCCAAAAAGGAAGAAAAGATCAAAGAACTTCAAGCGTTTATCGCCCGTTTCTCTGCGAATGCTTCCAAATCGAAGCAAGCGACATCCCGGAAGAAAATGCTCGATAAAATTGAGCTCGACGACATCCGCCCTTCTTCCCGCAAATACCCATTCGTCAACTTCACCATCGGCCGCGAAATCGGCAACGATGTGCTGACAGTTAGAGACCTTAGCCAAACCGTTGACGGCAATCAATTGTTAAACAACATCAGCTTCAATATGAACAAAGACGATAAAATCGTCTTGATCGGCGATCCGCTTGCAAAATCGGCGCTTCTCCGCATCCTGGCTGAAGAAGACGAGCCGGCTGAAGGGTTGGTCCGCTGGGGTGTTACCACTTCACGCGCTTACTTGCCGATCGACAACTCCGCTTACTTTGAAGGCAGCGAGCAATCGCTGGTAGATTGGCTTCGCCAATACTCACCGGAAGACGAAAGCGAAACGTTCCTGCGCGGCTTCCTCGGCAGAATGCTGTTCTCCGGCGAAGAAGTGAAAAAGAAACCTTCTGTCCTTTCCGGTGGAGAAAAAGTCCGCTGCATGCTATCGAAAATGATGCTGTCGCATGCCAACGTCCTGCTTTTGGATGAACCAACCAACCACTTGGATTTGGAATCCATCCAGGCGCTCAACAATGGCATGATTGCATTCAAAGGTGCGATGGTTTTCACTTCACATGACCATCAGTTTATCCAAACCGTTGCAAACCGTGTGATTGAAATCCGTGAAGACGGAAGCATCCTTGACAAGCAATTGACTTACGATGAATTCCTTGAGTGGAAAGAAACGCAAGGCATTACAAACTAA
- a CDS encoding cold-shock protein has translation MQQGTVKWFNSEKGFGFIEVEGGDDVFVHFSAIQGEGFKTLDEGQKVEFEVEEGNRGPQATNVTKI, from the coding sequence ATGCAACAAGGTACAGTTAAATGGTTCAACTCAGAAAAAGGTTTCGGATTTATCGAAGTTGAAGGCGGAGATGACGTATTCGTTCACTTCTCAGCGATCCAAGGCGAAGGCTTTAAAACGCTTGACGAAGGACAAAAAGTAGAATTTGAAGTAGAGGAAGGCAACCGCGGACCTCAAGCTACAAATGTAACTAAAATCTAA
- a CDS encoding M4 family metallopeptidase has product MKSKKLLTLSLAAALALSATSASVYASPTNAVNEKVHVNQKSGTTDFIAGKLTLPSKKSAKDTVYDYLSEKEGHYKIGKEIAANFKVISEKKDELGFTNLKLQQVYKGVPVFGSVISAHVDSEGVLTSVSGGLVPQLSKQAKLHKGHQLKAAEASALALADLKAELGGSPELDHEEAPELVVYLDEETAKYAYSVEFEFLAPSPGNYQYFIDAQNGKVLDSYNQIHEAKGASGVTAPSGTNSVASGKGVLGDIKSLNTVVSSNGSYLVDKTRGNGIFTYDVGNRTRVPGTLWLDADNAYNAAYDGAAVDAHVYAGQTFDYYKNIHNRNSYDGQGAQLVSTVHYGRSYNNAFWNGSQMVYGDGDGSTFIPLSGGLDVIAHELTHAVTDTTADLIYQNESGAINESISDIFGTLVEYHANNKPDWLIGEDIYTPKVAGDALRSMADPTLNGDPDHYSKRYVGTSDNGGVHINSGISNKAAYLLANGGTHYGVQVTGIGNAKTEKIFYRTLTQYLTPSSNYSHYRVSTIQAATDLYGASSAETASVKAAFSAVGVN; this is encoded by the coding sequence ATGAAATCTAAGAAACTACTGACATTAAGTTTGGCCGCCGCGTTAGCCTTATCGGCAACTTCTGCATCCGTCTATGCCTCTCCAACTAATGCCGTCAATGAAAAAGTGCACGTCAACCAGAAAAGCGGAACCACTGATTTCATCGCTGGGAAATTGACGCTGCCATCGAAAAAGTCTGCTAAAGATACTGTCTATGATTATCTGTCCGAAAAGGAAGGGCATTATAAAATCGGCAAAGAAATTGCTGCAAACTTTAAAGTAATCAGCGAAAAGAAAGACGAGCTGGGCTTCACGAACTTAAAACTTCAGCAAGTCTATAAAGGAGTGCCGGTATTCGGTTCTGTCATCTCCGCGCATGTTGATTCAGAAGGAGTGCTGACTTCCGTTTCCGGAGGGCTGGTTCCGCAATTATCTAAACAAGCAAAACTCCATAAAGGGCATCAATTGAAAGCAGCCGAAGCTTCCGCTTTGGCCCTGGCTGATTTAAAAGCTGAACTTGGCGGATCTCCCGAATTGGACCATGAAGAAGCACCGGAACTGGTTGTCTATCTAGATGAAGAAACCGCAAAATATGCGTATAGCGTCGAATTCGAATTTTTAGCGCCATCACCGGGCAATTACCAGTATTTCATTGACGCCCAAAACGGGAAAGTGCTTGATTCCTACAACCAGATCCATGAAGCGAAGGGAGCTTCAGGAGTTACCGCTCCATCCGGCACCAATTCCGTCGCGAGCGGCAAAGGCGTACTTGGGGACATAAAATCATTGAATACGGTCGTCAGCAGCAATGGGTCGTATTTAGTGGATAAGACACGGGGCAACGGCATTTTTACATATGATGTAGGCAACCGTACGCGAGTGCCGGGGACACTGTGGCTGGATGCCGACAACGCATATAATGCAGCCTATGACGGAGCGGCAGTAGATGCCCATGTTTATGCCGGCCAGACTTTTGATTATTATAAGAACATCCATAACCGCAACAGCTACGACGGGCAAGGGGCTCAGCTGGTTTCCACCGTCCATTATGGCCGCAGCTACAATAACGCTTTCTGGAACGGATCGCAAATGGTGTACGGTGACGGTGATGGCTCGACGTTTATTCCACTGTCCGGCGGGCTAGATGTTATTGCCCACGAATTGACGCACGCAGTTACAGACACCACAGCCGACCTGATTTACCAGAACGAATCGGGCGCCATCAATGAATCGATTTCGGATATCTTTGGCACGCTTGTGGAATATCATGCCAACAACAAACCGGACTGGCTGATCGGCGAAGATATTTATACGCCGAAAGTAGCTGGCGATGCGCTTCGCTCCATGGCCGATCCGACATTGAACGGAGATCCGGACCATTACTCGAAACGCTATGTCGGCACGAGCGATAATGGCGGCGTCCATATCAACTCAGGCATCAGCAACAAAGCGGCCTATTTGCTAGCAAATGGCGGCACCCATTACGGCGTCCAAGTGACGGGCATCGGCAATGCTAAAACCGAAAAAATCTTCTACCGGACTTTGACACAGTACTTAACGCCAAGCTCGAACTACAGCCATTACCGCGTGTCTACTATCCAGGCGGCAACGGATCTATACGGTGCAAGCAGTGCAGAAACGGCAAGTGTGAAAGCTGCCTTTTCGGCAGTCGGTGTGAATTAA